In Sphingomonas sp. G-3-2-10, a single window of DNA contains:
- the fucP gene encoding L-fucose:H+ symporter permease, whose amino-acid sequence MNQPAAGARARYIVPLLLIVSLFFLWGAANNLNDVLMKHFKKAFTLSDFQTGLVQSAFYFGYFCFAIPAALFMKRFGYKAAVVLGLWLFGAGALLFVPAANMHSYGFFLVALYVLASGLAFLETSANPLITVLGDPATAESRLNFAQSFNPLGSIAGVLIGSSFILSGVELTPEQTAAMSETALQSWYAAESQAVKGPYIAIGLFVLAWAALVAFVRFPAAAVGPAADEVGSKGDYRTLIARPRFMGGVIAQFFYVGAQVGIWSYLIRYTQVELPGTPEKLAAQTITASLVLLFVGRFLGAALMQRIAPAKLLTAFSAINVLLCAVAVLAGGTPGLAALIATSLFMSIMYPTIFALSIRGLGPLTKAGSSLLVMAIIGGAVLTALMGYVSDISSITMAMLVPAGCFVAILVFARSVR is encoded by the coding sequence ATGAACCAGCCGGCGGCGGGCGCACGAGCCAGATACATCGTCCCGCTGCTGCTGATCGTCAGCCTGTTCTTCCTGTGGGGCGCGGCGAACAATCTCAACGACGTGCTGATGAAGCACTTCAAAAAAGCCTTCACCCTCAGCGACTTCCAGACCGGTCTTGTCCAGTCGGCCTTCTATTTCGGCTATTTCTGCTTCGCGATCCCCGCAGCTTTGTTCATGAAGCGCTTCGGCTACAAGGCGGCGGTGGTGCTCGGCCTGTGGCTGTTCGGCGCGGGCGCCTTGCTCTTCGTCCCCGCCGCCAACATGCACAGCTACGGTTTCTTCCTCGTCGCCCTCTATGTGCTGGCCAGCGGCCTCGCCTTTCTCGAGACATCGGCCAATCCGCTGATCACCGTGCTGGGCGATCCCGCGACTGCCGAAAGCCGCCTCAACTTCGCGCAGAGCTTCAACCCGCTCGGCTCGATCGCAGGCGTGCTGATCGGCAGCAGCTTCATCCTCTCCGGCGTCGAACTCACGCCCGAACAGACCGCGGCAATGAGCGAGACGGCGTTGCAAAGCTGGTACGCCGCCGAAAGCCAGGCGGTGAAAGGGCCGTATATCGCGATCGGCCTGTTCGTGCTGGCATGGGCCGCGCTGGTCGCGTTCGTGCGTTTCCCTGCCGCGGCTGTCGGCCCGGCCGCCGATGAAGTCGGTAGCAAGGGCGATTACCGCACCCTGATCGCCCGGCCGCGCTTCATGGGCGGGGTGATCGCGCAATTCTTCTATGTCGGCGCACAGGTCGGGATCTGGAGCTATCTGATCCGCTACACGCAGGTCGAACTGCCGGGCACGCCCGAGAAGCTGGCGGCGCAGACGATCACCGCGTCGCTGGTGCTGCTGTTCGTCGGCCGCTTCCTCGGCGCCGCGCTGATGCAGCGGATCGCGCCCGCGAAGCTGCTGACCGCCTTCTCCGCCATCAACGTCCTGCTGTGCGCCGTGGCGGTCCTGGCCGGAGGCACGCCCGGCCTCGCCGCGCTGATCGCGACCAGCCTGTTCATGTCGATCATGTACCCGACGATCTTCGCGCTATCGATCCGCGGCCTCGGTCCGCTGACCAAGGCCGGATCGTCGCTGCTGGTGATGGCGATCATCGGCGGCGCGGTGCTGACCGCGCTGATGGGCTATGTGTCGGACATCAGCTCGATCACGATGGCGATGCTGGTGCCCGCGGGCTGCTTCGTCGCGATCCTCGTCTTCGCCCGATCGGTGCGCTGA